The Quercus lobata isolate SW786 chromosome 4, ValleyOak3.0 Primary Assembly, whole genome shotgun sequence genome segment ATGGGGGCTGAAACAATCATCAGGATTTTTGCCTAAAAGAATAGGCAGATGATCTGAGTTTAAAGCCCCTAAGTGTTGAACAGATGCTTTCAGGAATACTAGTCTCCAAGATATGCTAGCTAATCCCCTATCTAATCTTTCCTTAATTGTAGTACTTCCCCATCTTCCTTTAGCCCACGTAAACTTATTTCCTAAGTACCCCAAATCAATTGCTCCAAGATCAAACATTAGCTCCTTTAAGTAATTAAGGGCCGATGTTCCACCTTTAGCTCCCCCATACTTCTCCTCAACATTTACTATGTAATTAAAGTCTCCCAAGCAAACCCAAGGGCCCTAGAAGGATTCAAGGATGGCACAAAAATTTTCCTAAGCCTTTCTCTTCTTTGCAAGATACGGTTGTCCATGAAAACCCACCAACAACCATTCACATaaagcttcttttattttaatagccaatagatttttattaaattccTCAACTTCCACATTTACTCCCCACTTCCACATCAAACATAGACCACCCGCTTTACCCTTTGCATCAACAACTAGTTTACCAGAAAATCCAATAGAATTCTTAACCTCTTCCATACGTGTCTCATTAGCTTTTGTCTCACTTAGGAACACAAAATCTGGTTTGGACCCTTTTATTTGAGCCCTTAGGGCTCGAACTATGGAGGCATTGCAGATGCCTCGACAATTCCATCCTAAGATCCTAATGGGAAGGTTGGGGCATGACAACGACACCGGTACAATGAAAGCCAAGAATGATgagcataaaatataaacccCAACAGCCACAAAAATACTCAAGATTAAACCACTGAAAGTTAGAGAATCAAGGCACTTACTAAGTTGCAAAACGGAAATTGGTCTAATCAGATAGCGACCCACTTCCGTGATGGATCCGAGGACTGAATTCATTCACCAGTGATACCCACACCGAAGCCCGCTAGTCCAAAGTAAAAAGCTATATTATATAGTTTATGGGATAGGAAGATGGGTTGGTATGAAAACTGAAATTTGGGGTTAGATTTAAGGAATTTCAGATAGTTAGGAAAGGACCCACAATAAGAGTGGGTAGAGAAGTCCCACACACTGGTGGTGGAGAAGAGCCACACGAAAGTGGAGAATACCCACACTGAGGTGGTGGAGAAGGCCACATGGAGTGGAGGAAAACCCACACGGAGGTGGGAGAGTCTTTATCAGGATTAGAAGTTAGGTTTATTTTGCAAATGCATATTTGTCAACTTGTGATTAGATTACATCACTTATACATGGAACCAATGCTAgtaattggtaaaaaaaataattcaatcaTCATTTAACACATGCACAAGTTGTGGTAATTTGTGTAGCAAAGTGTGTCCATAAACTTATTATTTGAAGAGGTCTTGGATTCAACTCAAGGGAaggataattattttttattataattaattctATAGTTATAATGAGGGAGAAAGAATTTGAATATTGGATGACATGAAAATACTAGGAGGTACCAACCAATTAAGTTATGGCAGAGCCATGTTGGGACCGAAGGGGGTCATGAGTCATgaccccccaaaatttttgggaaaaaattagtAGATGTATATATTTTGGAGTTATCCTAACTAATCTGAAAATTTCTAGGGAACATTTATTTCAGATTTCTAGGGAACATTTATTCTtttatcccccccccccccccacacaacCACTCATgacccccccaaaatttttgggaaaaaattagtAGATGTATATATTTTGGAGTTATCCTaactaatttgaaaatttctagggaacatttattcttttatccccccccccccccacacaacCCCCaacccccaacaaaaaaaatccccaTACCCAATTAATATACACAATACAATTactgataaatatatatatatgtcaaaaaattacaataattagaCACAATTATCTGAACAAATAAAAGgggaaaattttctaatattccTCCTGTAGTgactctctctctgtctctcccTTTGGCGTCTCAACTAAGCAGTGAAGTGTCGAACTAACTTCTTTTCTGCTATGTctgccttctttttctttcttttctatttttctttcctctagTTCCTCCGTTATTTACAAGGTAACAAAGAAAAGTGTGAATAATAATTTCAaacctactttatttattaatcCTACCCAGGTGTTGTTCTTCTCATTTTTTGTTATTCAATTACACTCCTCTGCAGTACCCATCCAAATAATCCTCTCATATAGCATTCTTAAAAACTACGAGATACAAAACCTAATTCTCATATTGAAGAGTGAGAGAGCTACCCATTTTACTTAGCAGAAAAACTCATTGTAGTCTCTTCCTTCATCCTCTCAAATTGTGAAGTTCTTAAACAGGGGACCCGAACCTTACACACTTTGATACTTGAGCAATCTTGGTTGAGGCTTGGTACTGGGAATCATTGGAACAATCCCTAAATCTTTAAGAGGCCTTGGATTGGCTAAGGAGATTTGGTCTAGCATTTAATGGCTTAACTTACAAAACCAATAGCtaataaggagaaaaaattGGTGCAATTGGTTGCAAGTAGGAGTAAGAAGCTCAaatacatttattatttttatatacatagCTTGAAGGGTTTTTAAGTATGATGTATCGCAATTATTCTTACTAGTGATATTGATTTGGTGCTATAGGTCTTGGAGAATTGTTTTTGCtcgattttgggtttttctcttCAACAACACTTTGCAATGTTTGGGTGTTTTGGGATTTGCTAATGTGTTTGCGTATCCATGCATATATCAATTGACTAACCAAATTAACAATTGGGTAGTAGTTAGCTTAAAATTGATATAAACGGTAATTTGTGGTCTAAACTAGTAATCTTTCAATGTGGAAAGAACTTTACCTTATTATTCTATCATGTCTTATAGTTTGATTTTAAAAGGCGAAAAAATTGACttgaaaaataaagtaaaaaggAGTAAGAGAATGTGTGATTCGTGGTATGTGTTATAGTAGTACATAGTAATTTTACTACAGATTTGTAGTGATTTcgaatccaaaatccaaatccttAGAAATCTATCCAAATTAAAACTCTAAGTTAGTTCAagatatatacatacatacatatatattagaATTGATTAAGTTTGGTAGTGCctattctttaatatgtaatataatGATATGGCATGTTAGGATTGGAGGGGTAAAATTTAGGTTTCACAccacatttttataaaatttaatccatatatatatatatatatatatatttaccaaaatcaaaattagaaattctatttcagctctctctctctctctctctctctctctctctctctctctctctctctctctctctctctctctctctctctcaatgtcaaaattagaaattctatttcaactttccctctctctctccttccctctctctctctctcaataccATAATCAAAATTAAAGATTCTATTTCAGTTTTCCTTCACCATTCATTGTCTTATCCATGGTGTTGTTAAATTATACACTTTAACCATAATAAACAAGGTTGTTGGCTTAATTTCTAACATCATAAAGTggttaaagatttttttttttttttttttttttttacaagatagaaattctactctagcctaatctaaatgtatatgtatgtacagctctctcctggagacttgaaccccagccCTCACCCCTCACACCCAataaagatttaaattttatcaaactcataataaaataaaagtgcaTTAATGATCGTTTGCTATAAGTTTTTGCTTGATaccaaaaagaaacaagaacatTAGTAATCTTCATACGCACATAATTTATGCAAGAAACCTAGAAATCATCAACATCTCTAACCCCAACTCTAAAAAGAGGAGAGGTTAGAGAGAGTTTTAGATCAGAACAACCCATGTCTAAACCCAAAGCCAAAATTGTGACTATCCATAATGATTATTTGCCCAATAATTTAAACCAATTTATTGAGTTTTACTTTTCTGTTTACCTGGGTTTCTCACCTAGTTTGCTGTCATCTACAccaaattatttgtttaatgtAAGtggttttatataaatatatatatatatatatatatattttatatcttttgtttGGGTGTTGAGTAAACAACgaataaagtaaataaatttttttctttttgtaacttGCTGTAGTTGTGTTGATCAACTACAGCAAGTGAATATCATGATATTCACTTGCTGTAGTTTGTAAGGAAAAAtggtattttctttatttcttttgtctGGATGTTGAGAAAATGATTGACAAATTAAATACTTGgtatttatttttcaacttgTCGCAGATGTGTTGTGATACAGAGAGAGGTAttctaaaatgttttttttttttttccaatgtgATAAGCATAGACAAAGGAAACTTTTGGTATagtataatgaaaattttgtactagtttcttcttttcaatttagaaattattgcATGCACCAGTAAATGTACCAATAAAGTTGAGAGGGTAAAACTTTTCCCACCTTTTTCAtatttgagtttaaattataattcattattttttctgtaACTTCCATTTATCTAGTTTGGTTGTAAACAAAACTATTTGTTTATGCAAtatacttttttctttgatcAGGTTATGTTAATTTGATGGATGTTTCAAATAATATACCCAATGTGTTTGTGGATAATGATAAAAGAGAAGATTATGAGAATGTAATTTTGGTTGAATGTAATGAAATCAAACTTGGAATGCAAGTGGGCTCTTAAGAGGAAGCATACAACCTATACAGTGAATATGCTTCAAAGAAAGGGTTTAGTATTCAAAAATGGAATAAATGAGAGGTTGATGGCATTCTTAAGCAACAAGAATATGTGTGTTCTAAACAAGAATATAAACAGTTTGAAGATccttttatagaaaaataaaaataaataaagtttaatCATTTGGAGACAAGAATGGGTTGTTGTGCTAGAATCCGATTTGATATGAAGGATGATGTTTTCAATGTTGCTCTTTTAAATGATATACATAATCATGAATTTGCTACTCAAGAAGAAATGTGCAATTTGAGATTTGGAAGAAAGATGCTAAGTACACATAAGAGTATAATTAGCACAATGGTTAGTGCAGGAATTAAAGCAACACAATCATATCACTATTTATCAAAGGAAGTTGGTGGCTTAATTTCTAACATTGTAAAGAGgttaaagatttaaattttatcaggctcaaaataaaataaaattgcattaATGATCGCTTGCCATATGGTTCTGCTTGATACCAAAAAGAAACAAGATCATTATTAATCTTCATTCAAACATAATTTATGTAAGAAACCTAGAAATCATCAACATCTCTAACCGCAACCCTAAAAAGAGGAGAGGTTAGAGAAAGTTTCAGATTAGAACAACCCATGTCTAAACCCAGAGCCAAAATTATGACCTCCCATAATGATAATTTgcccaaaaatttaaattaataaaaaagtcATAATAAACCAGTACTTATTcaagatgataaaaaataacaaatttacaTATTATTCCAACACACAAAACCTCCACAAGCATTGCTTTCCCAACTATTAACATTAACAAAATCATTCCCCAAACCCATAGGCATATTCATTGGCTGCATCAGAGATGTTCTTGGCATTCTAAACTCTTCAATTCTGGCCTCCACTTTCCTTCGCACCTCTTGTAAAGCCTTCATATATTGCTCCATCTCCTCCAACCCCATATTCTCATCAAATGGCTCATCCCACCAGAACCCAACATTAGTGTTCTTCATCTTCTTATTCATCTCCTCGATCTCTGCTAAATGcatcttttccttttccaacTCCTTCTGAAGCTGATCATATTGCCTGTTGAACTCATCCACAGGCACAAGTTCTTGGGACGAGGATGATGAGTCTGACATGGTCTTCCCATCGAGGTAGCGTTCGAGGATGGTTTCGACATTAGGGTGGCCAAAGCTGTACATGTTCTTCTTCTGAGAGAACACAAATACAGCAACTTCAGCACCACACAAAACACAAAGCTCGCTTGCTTTCTTGAACAGCCCAGTACGGCGTTTTGAGAAGGTTACTTGTTGCTTGCCTCGGTCGTCTAATTCCTTGATTTCTATCCTTTGTCGCCCTATGCTTTTCTTGCCTTTAGTCATGACCTTTTTCTCTAGAACCATGGCTGCTAGTACTATAACTGAACAAATATAGTCAAACAAAAATACCAAGAAGAAGGAGGATATGATATATAACAAATATGAAAGTGGGATTATATTTATAATCGGATACTCCTTTGTTTAAGGACCAAGTACCTATAATTTTGCTTATAGTAATAGAGGATCCTTGACTTTCTAGacatattttcttctttctaactAAGATACTAAGAgactgaaaaatatagtaaaacaaaaataccaaGAATAAgtaagagattcacacacacacacaaaagggaATATGGTATAAAACAAATATGAATGAgggattatttttttataatgggATATTCCTTTGTTTAAGGATCAAATTAGTACCTATAATTTTGGTTGTAGACAATCCTTGATTTTCTAGATATGTTTTATTCTTTCGCGCGAAGATAAACAATTATCATAATTAGAGTTGACGATTTTTGAAATTGGCAAAATTTTCTTAACATTCATTccttttttgatttgtttatcCGATAATTTTCTGACTATATAACTGTGTTGGTCCTACTGCCAATATTGGAGGCGTGATTGGCAAGGGTGGTACCATAATCAATCAGATTAAACAGGAATCTGGGGCTGTCATTAAAGTTGACAGTTCAACTTCTGAAGGAGATGATTGCTTAATAACTATTTCAGCAAAGGAGTTTTTTGAAGACACATTTTCTCCAACTATAGAAGCAGCTGTGCGTTTGCAACCCAGGTGTAGTGAGAAAGTTGATAGAGATTCAGGAATTATCTCATTTACAACCCGTCTGCTTGTGCCGACTTCACGAATTGGCTGTCTTATTGGTAAAGGAGGAGCTATTGTAACTGAAATGAGGAGACTCACCAAAGCTAATATTCGAATACTCTCAAAGGAAAACCTTCCCAAAGTTGCATCCGATGATGATGAGATGGTGTAGATTTCCGGAGACCTTGATGTTGCCAAGGATGCTCTTATACAAGTAGTTACACGGTTAAGAGCGAATCTTTTTGATAGGGAGGGTGCAGTGCTGCATTTCTGCCAGTTCTTCCATATTAATCTCTGGCTAAGAACATCTTAAGCTGGCAAGTTACTTTTTAGTTTGGAGAGAATTCAAACTGGCAAACTGGCTTACACTTTATGCATGTTACTTGTACtatctttatttcatttttatacgCTGCTGTCTAATTTCATTTTAGATAGATTAATATTTTGTTAAGTTACAAATTACATGCATAACTTTGACCTGTTTTCAATTCAGTCTTTCAGGTACGTATCGTTTTTCCCCATCTCCGTCCttcaattttattctattttcaGTTTAGTTCTTCCTCTAGTTTTGTCCAATCATGTTGATTGTTTAGGTATTTTCACTTTCCAAATGATGTTTTGCTGGACCTAACGGTGTGGATTGGACGGAGATGGATGGAAGGACTATATTGGAAATGAATATAAGTTTAAAGAACTGAGATGGAGGGAAAGCGCTGAATGGAAAACATGTCAAAGTCAggttttaatttgtaatttagccttAATGTTTTTTTTCAATCCTACCAATGTTTATCATGCACGcaaatttcatgttaattgAATGCCATTTACTATCCAATCCATAAATGAGTTTTTATATTCTTCCTGTTtgatatatttcaacaatttacttttgtgataaaacaaaaggaacaaTGCACAGATCTAAAATTAAACAGTAACACAAATAGATATGATAGgcaaaagtaataaacaaatactgaatatatataataagaaatCTGCAAATAATTAAAGATTCACAGACCAGATGCGTAAAAGGATGAACAATTGAGATCAAGTCTTGTGTTTTACACAATTTCCTTAAAGCAGATTTCACCCCTCACACAATCCCTGTGGTGCTTTGAGACTCGTGGACATCTGCCTCCCAGGATAAAATAATCTACAACACGAAAACGAAGCATACAAGGTCGTGCTCTGCAAACTACTCAatgcctctttctctctctttgacacaaaatgaatgaacaaaaatattCTCACTCTGAGagtttttttctaaaaagtCCTTTTCATGAATGAGGGACTATAAAACTTATATATTACTGAACAGAAATTCTGTTTCAGTGATAATTGCTGTGTATAAACTAACTGactcaataattaaaataataaaatattattattaattagatAAGTGAGTCTAGTCCACATATGCCTAAAGCCCAACCCAATATCCAACCCAAACTTATATTCTTTATCAATTCCAATGTGAGACTCAAGGATTTACATTACTTATAATAAcattttcaagtgaacatagaaaatatcaatttcttattcactccaAGCTATTTTTCCCAAcacttacttaaaaaaaaaaaaaaaagatttaatatATTCATggattactttatttttaaaacatttcaaagtaaaattttaaagaatttagAGATGAAGTTGTTTGTCTAGCATCTTATATTTGATGGGAATGATGGGAATGAAgcaaaaacacacacacgcatatatGAATTTTTGTAACAGGGTCCTACAAGGCCGAAAGGCTAGCCCAATGCAGGAGTGTAAGAGTTTTTCACTAGTCGAGGTTGAGAAGTTTATGACTCTTGAGCACTCGTTCCTCATTGGGCTAGCGTTTTAGGCTTGAAGGATTGcaaatggtatcaaagcagCAGTGTCCTACTCATTGGTGGGGCCACACGTGTCATGAGCCATGCTGGAGAGGGGTGCAATCTGGGTTGGAATGTGGTGGAATCTCACATTGACTGGTGATGGTGTGTACTTTAGCAATCTTACATGCTATTGTTTTTGCTTgatatttattgattttgggGACAAATGTTGGATATATATAGTATCAGATGTCTCACTGCATGAGTTTTatgatttaaattattattttcttaactCTGAGCTTAATTTTAAGAAAGAGGGGTCTTGAGTTGAGAGTGGTCATGCTGTActatttaagtaaaaaaaaaaactgtgttgGTTTGGGACGGTGTGGGGCTGCTGTGGAGAGTGGACTGTCCCAGAGTGACACTGGGCTCTAGTGGGCTAACGTTGGGCCGAGCCCGTTAATCATCAGCTTGTGGTTCTCTATTCTTTTCCTGCAGGGACAGAATTCGTTAACCTAGGCCTAATTAAATAAAGTTTTGTAAATAACgtgtattttaatgaaataaaattaatataatagttttatattttggtattGTTATATCCCAGTTCAATGTGAGTTCAAGGTAATTTCAAACATTTTCTAACttcaactcaaaaaaaaaaaaaaaaaaaaagaaaaacaatttcaaacatATATTGTGTACCTACCTAATAGTATTCAAAAGATTGTTACGCTTTTtcctataataaaaaataaataaatatataaaataaaaaaggttgtGCATGACAAAGGTACCCCAGCCTCATCATCATTAATGATCACGTTTTGGGACAAGGAAGGACAATTAGCAAATATAAAAGCCACCAAACGATAGAAgaatttatgaaattcaaaactCAGCAAATATACTGTTGTTTACTTTGTGGAATTAAACCCAGCCTAAGATTATCATCGGAGTGTCATTTGTGAGCAGTGACattacaatatgctgctaatTTCGTAATTTCAATCATTTATCCCCCTAAACCCCAAGCATTTTGTGTATGAAAATGTGTcaattaaactacaa includes the following:
- the LOC115985371 gene encoding agamous-like MADS-box protein AGL61; the encoded protein is MTKGKKSIGRQRIEIKELDDRGKQQVTFSKRRTGLFKKASELCVLCGAEVAVFVFSQKKNMYSFGHPNVETILERYLDGKTMSDSSSSSQELVPVDEFNRQYDQLQKELEKEKMHLAEIEEMNKKMKNTNVGFWWDEPFDENMGLEEMEQYMKALQEVRRKVEARIEEFRMPRTSLMQPMNMPMGLGNDFVNVNSWESNACGGFVCWNNM